A stretch of the Lolium perenne isolate Kyuss_39 chromosome 3, Kyuss_2.0, whole genome shotgun sequence genome encodes the following:
- the LOC139838059 gene encoding uncharacterized protein, translating to MIDGAALVGLEAEVSKGHPASDDIQGEMTVELWTQCMRLWEAVETVERDVLSADRIEWKGASSGVYSARDTYKMLCTGSVRWSMSKPVWGSFSPMKGKMFAWLALRYRLWTSDRRARHGLQDRPDACYTCLQEEDNVDHILTLCPYSRQVWCRVLYSSELQIADPGFVGNLQRWWTEARKRVRRCDMRRFDSMVNCTTWTIWKQRNARAFGNIREQKSVELMVGEIKQEFHLWE from the coding sequence atgatagaCGGGGCTGCACTTGttggtcttgaggcggaggtgtcgaaaggccaccccgcatcagatgACATACAAGGGGAGATGACGGTGGAGCTTTGGACACAATGCATGCGTCTGTGGGAGGCCGTGGAAACGGTGGAGAGAGACGTCCTGAGTGCTGACCGCATTGAGTGGAAAGGTGCAAGTTCAGGCGTATACTCGGCTAGAGATACCTATAAGATGCTCTGTACTGGGAGCGTCCGCTGGAGTATGAGTAAGCCAGTGTGGGGCTCCTTCTCACCCATGAAGGGTAAGATGTTCGCTTGGTTGGCTTTGAGGTACAGGCTCTGGACCTCGGATAGGAGGGCGAGACACGGTCTCCAGGACCGCCCTGATGCATGCTATACATGTTTGCAGGAGGAGGATAATGTCGACCATATCCTGACTTTGTGCCCATATTCCAGACAGGTGTGGTGCAGAGTGCTATACAGTTCGGAGCTGCAGATCGCGGACCCAGGTTTTGTTGGGAACTTACAGCGTTGGTGGACTGAGGCACGGAAGCGAGTGAGGAGATGCGACATGAGGCGCTTCGATTCCATGGTTAATTGCACGACATGGACGATTTGGAAGCAAAGAAATGCTAGGGCTTTTGGCAACATCCGCGAGCAGAAATCCGTGGAACTTATGGTGGGAGAGATTAAACAGGAGTTCCACCTATGGGAGTGA